The following coding sequences lie in one Spinacia oleracea cultivar Varoflay chromosome 1, BTI_SOV_V1, whole genome shotgun sequence genomic window:
- the LOC110806202 gene encoding uncharacterized mitochondrial protein AtMg00810-like, producing the protein MDDGEKYRRLVGRLIYLAVTRPYLAYSVHILSQFMQAPKDEHWEAALRVVRYLIKCLGQGILLRSDSALQLEGWCDSDWASCPLTCRSLTGWFVMLGLSPVSWKTKKQLTVSRSSTKKNIVLWQR; encoded by the coding sequence ATGGATGATGGGGAGAAATATAGGCGTCTAGTAGGACGTCTAATTTACTTGGCAGTTACCAGGCCATATTTGGCATATTCAGTACACATTTTGTCGcaatttatgcaagcaccaaaAGATGAGCATTGGGAAGCAGCATTAAGGGTAGTTCGATACTTGATAAAGTGTCTGGGTCAAGGTATCCTTTTACGTTCTGACAGTGCATTGCAACTAGAGGGATGGTGTGATTCGGATTGGGCTAGCTGCCCATTAACTTGTCGATCCTTAACCGGATGGTTTGTTATGTTAGGACTTTCTCCTGTTTCCTGGAAGACTAAGAAACAACTAACAGTATCGCGTTCCTCAACGAAGAAGAATATCGTTCTATGGCAGCGTTAA